A part of Planctomycetia bacterium genomic DNA contains:
- a CDS encoding antitoxin family protein — MNHTFQAIYEHGLLRPLEPIDLSEQEVVSLTVTTREKPSLAETEEDEAAIRRQQEFFESFLEKAAAMQADMPSDGLSNRDHNKIIYGP, encoded by the coding sequence ATGAACCACACCTTCCAAGCCATTTACGAGCACGGGCTCCTGCGACCCTTGGAGCCCATTGACCTCTCCGAACAAGAGGTCGTCTCGCTCACGGTAACGACGAGGGAAAAGCCGTCCCTGGCCGAGACGGAAGAGGACGAGGCGGCAATCCGACGGCAGCAGGAATTCTTCGAATCTTTCCTCGAAAAAGCCGCGGCCATGCAGGCCGATATGCCCTCAGACGGTCTCAGCAATCGAGACCACAACAAGATTATCTA
- a CDS encoding MBL fold metallo-hydrolase — protein MLKNLPVKTLVHKDLTIEGYSRAAVQTYWRIPELKVGFDLGAQPWAFMSTETWFVSHGHLDHVAALPVYVARRRMMKMSPPTIYMPEHMVETVDKLLKLVSRLDRGRLPCNLIPVKPGDEFELSREHVVTAHATTHTVPSLGFVVWERRRKLKTEFQHLAGDQIRDLRLGGTEVTEERRVPRLAYLGDSSPPGLDQNPAMYEAQVLIMEMTFVAPTHRKEKIHKFGHIHLDDVVARREKFKNEKIIAAHLSTRYHASHAKAIIERAIPDLFDGRLELWL, from the coding sequence ATGCTCAAAAACCTCCCCGTCAAGACGCTCGTCCATAAGGACCTCACCATTGAGGGCTATTCCCGCGCCGCGGTACAGACCTATTGGCGAATTCCGGAGTTGAAGGTCGGGTTCGATCTCGGCGCGCAGCCCTGGGCGTTCATGTCGACGGAGACCTGGTTCGTTTCCCACGGGCATTTGGACCACGTGGCGGCGCTGCCGGTGTATGTGGCGCGGCGGCGGATGATGAAAATGAGCCCGCCGACGATCTATATGCCTGAACACATGGTCGAGACGGTCGACAAGCTCTTGAAGCTCGTCTCGCGGCTCGATCGCGGCCGGCTGCCCTGCAATCTAATTCCGGTGAAGCCCGGCGACGAGTTCGAGCTTTCCCGCGAACATGTCGTCACGGCCCACGCGACGACGCATACGGTGCCGTCGCTGGGGTTCGTCGTCTGGGAACGCCGGCGGAAGCTCAAGACGGAGTTCCAGCACCTGGCCGGCGACCAGATTCGCGACCTGCGGCTCGGCGGCACGGAAGTGACCGAAGAGCGCCGCGTCCCGCGATTGGCGTACCTGGGCGATAGCTCGCCGCCGGGCCTCGATCAGAACCCGGCCATGTACGAGGCCCAGGTATTGATCATGGAAATGACGTTCGTCGCGCCGACGCATCGCAAAGAGAAGATCCACAAGTTCGGCCACATTCACCTGGACGACGTGGTGGCGCGCCGCGAAAAGTTCAAGAACGAAAAGATCATCGCAGCCCACCTCAGCACTCGCTACCACGCCAGCCACGCGAAAGCGATCATCGAACGCGCCATCCCGGACCTGTTCGACGGACGGCTGGAGTTGTGGCTGTAG